In one Pseudomonas hydrolytica genomic region, the following are encoded:
- a CDS encoding aminopeptidase, which translates to MLSSLPSSLLHRLALVLLGLASSGCSTLDYYAHLGQGQWQLLRARQPVERLIADPATDPQLARRLALAGQAREFASASLHLPNNRSYRLYADIGRPFVVWNVFATPEFSLEPELHCFPIAGCVAYRGYYQQGRARGAAALLRQRGLDTHIGGVEAYSTLGWFDDPLLNTMLRWSDERLVAVIIHELAHQQYYLPGDTAFNESFATFVEREGLRQWHAARGETATASDDRQRQQFVELVLASRERLSRLYASDLPPREMRAAKQAEFERLRQDYRALRQREWGGQGRYDAWIESPLNNAKLLPFGLYDQWVPAFATLFARSGQDWPRFYEAVAALGRLPEADRRAALASLMQND; encoded by the coding sequence ATGCTCAGCTCCCTGCCCTCCTCTCTCCTACACCGTCTGGCGCTCGTCCTGCTCGGCCTGGCCTCAAGCGGCTGCTCGACGCTGGATTACTATGCCCATCTCGGCCAGGGCCAGTGGCAGCTGCTCAGGGCGCGGCAGCCGGTCGAACGCCTGATCGCCGACCCCGCCACCGATCCGCAACTGGCCAGGCGCCTGGCCCTGGCCGGGCAGGCCCGCGAGTTCGCCAGCGCCAGCCTGCATCTGCCGAACAACCGCAGCTATCGCCTGTACGCCGATATCGGCCGGCCGTTCGTGGTGTGGAACGTCTTCGCCACCCCGGAGTTTTCCCTCGAGCCCGAGCTGCACTGCTTTCCCATCGCCGGCTGCGTCGCCTACCGCGGCTATTACCAGCAGGGCCGTGCCCGTGGCGCCGCCGCGCTGCTGCGCCAGCGCGGGCTGGATACCCACATCGGCGGCGTGGAGGCCTATTCCACCCTGGGCTGGTTCGACGACCCGCTGCTCAACACCATGCTGCGCTGGAGCGACGAGCGCCTGGTGGCGGTGATCATCCACGAGCTGGCGCACCAGCAGTACTACCTGCCGGGCGATACCGCCTTCAACGAATCCTTCGCCACCTTCGTCGAGCGCGAGGGGCTGCGTCAGTGGCACGCCGCACGCGGCGAAACGGCTACCGCCAGTGATGACCGCCAGCGCCAGCAGTTCGTCGAGCTGGTGCTGGCCAGCCGCGAGCGCCTGAGCCGGCTCTATGCCAGCGACCTGCCGCCGCGCGAGATGCGCGCGGCCAAGCAGGCCGAGTTCGAGCGCCTGCGCCAGGATTATCGCGCCCTGCGCCAGCGCGAATGGGGCGGCCAGGGCCGCTATGACGCCTGGATCGAAAGCCCGCTGAACAATGCCAAACTGCTGCCCTTCGGCCTCTACGACCAGTGGGTGCCAGCCTTCGCCACCCTGTTCGCGCGCAGCGGGCAGGACTGGCCGCGCTTCTACGAGGCCGTCGCCGCCCTGGGTCGGCTGCCGGAGGCAGATCGTCGGGCCGCATTGGCCAGCCTCATGCAAAACGACTAG
- a CDS encoding TRAP transporter permease — protein MPDKQLSTEELIAQDVGARTPVGAMAQVIAGLALLWSLFQLWIASPLPFVFGFGVFNDTQTRAIHLTFALLLAFLAYPAFRKSPRDRVPLLDIALGLIAAACSAYLFVMYQQLAMRPGSLTTTDLVTACIGIPLLLEATRRALGPALAVIALVFLVYSLAGPWMPGMLAHRGVSLNALANHQWITTEGVFGIALGVSTSFVFLFVLFGALLERAGAGHYFIQLAFSLLGHLRGGPAKAAVVASGMTGLISGSSIANTVTTGTFTIPMMKRTGFSSEKAGAVEVASSVNGQIMPPVMGAAAFLMVEYVGIPYIEVIKHAFLPALISYIALIYIVHLESMKLGLKPIGGHQPKPWLRRLTGFAFGAALISGLSLGVYYGLGWLKPALGDAAMWVIGALLAAVYVGLLKIAASNPPLPPEDPNAPLDQLPQTRPVLLSGLHFLLPVVVLVWCLMVERLSPGLSAFWGSVMLVFILLTQRPLLSWLRTDGSHDHGSFKDGVIDLREGLIAGARNMIGIGIATAAAGIIVGAVSQTGVGLVLADLVELLSMGNLLLMLLLTAFLSLILGMGLPTTANYIVVSSLLAPVVVALGQQNGLIVPLIAVHLFVFYFGIMADVTPPVGLASFAAAAVSKGDPIKTGIMAFYYSLRTAALPFLFIFNTDLLLINVDFWHGVLIFIVATIAMLIFAAGTQGFFLVRSRWYENILLLLVAFTLFRPGFWMDMLHDPYQEVPPAQLAQALGEVSEDSQLRLRVRGEDALGDPRTFTLLLPIPDGATGEERLSKLGLTLMEEGDKVLVDSVAFGSPAAEAGLEFDQQILSVKAPTDRWVKELMWIPGFLLFGLIVLLQRRRQRSQVA, from the coding sequence ATGCCTGACAAGCAACTTTCCACCGAGGAACTGATCGCCCAGGACGTTGGCGCGCGCACGCCCGTCGGCGCCATGGCCCAGGTGATCGCCGGCCTGGCCTTGCTCTGGTCGCTGTTCCAGCTGTGGATCGCCTCGCCGCTGCCCTTCGTGTTCGGCTTCGGCGTGTTCAACGACACCCAGACCCGCGCCATCCACCTGACCTTCGCCCTGCTGCTGGCCTTCCTCGCCTACCCGGCATTCAGGAAGTCGCCGCGCGATCGCGTGCCGCTGCTGGATATCGCCCTCGGCCTGATCGCCGCCGCCTGCTCGGCCTACCTGTTCGTGATGTACCAGCAACTGGCGATGCGCCCGGGCAGCCTGACCACCACCGATCTGGTCACCGCCTGCATCGGCATCCCACTGCTGCTGGAAGCCACCCGCCGCGCGCTCGGCCCGGCTCTGGCAGTGATCGCCCTGGTGTTTCTCGTCTACAGCCTGGCCGGCCCCTGGATGCCCGGCATGCTGGCGCACCGTGGGGTGAGCCTGAATGCGCTGGCCAATCACCAGTGGATCACCACCGAAGGGGTGTTCGGCATCGCCCTCGGCGTGTCCACCAGCTTCGTCTTCCTCTTCGTATTGTTTGGCGCCCTGCTCGAGCGGGCCGGCGCCGGGCACTATTTCATCCAGCTGGCCTTCAGCCTGCTCGGCCACCTGCGCGGCGGCCCGGCCAAGGCCGCCGTGGTGGCCTCGGGCATGACCGGGCTGATCTCCGGCTCGTCGATCGCCAACACCGTGACCACCGGCACCTTCACCATCCCGATGATGAAGCGCACCGGCTTCTCGTCGGAGAAGGCCGGCGCGGTGGAGGTGGCCTCCTCGGTCAACGGCCAGATCATGCCGCCGGTGATGGGCGCCGCCGCCTTCCTCATGGTCGAGTACGTCGGCATCCCCTACATCGAGGTGATCAAGCACGCCTTCCTGCCGGCGCTGATTTCCTATATCGCGCTGATCTACATCGTCCACCTGGAGTCGATGAAGCTCGGCCTCAAGCCTATTGGCGGTCATCAGCCCAAGCCCTGGCTGCGCCGCCTGACCGGCTTCGCCTTCGGCGCGGCGCTGATCAGCGGCCTGTCGCTTGGCGTCTACTACGGCCTCGGCTGGCTCAAGCCGGCCCTTGGCGACGCCGCCATGTGGGTCATCGGCGCACTGCTGGCGGCGGTGTACGTCGGCCTGCTGAAGATCGCCGCGAGCAACCCGCCGCTGCCGCCGGAAGACCCCAACGCGCCGCTGGACCAGCTGCCACAGACGCGTCCGGTGCTGCTCTCCGGCCTGCATTTCCTGCTGCCGGTAGTGGTGCTGGTCTGGTGCCTGATGGTCGAGCGTCTGTCGCCCGGGCTGTCGGCCTTCTGGGGCAGCGTGATGCTGGTGTTCATCCTGCTCACCCAGCGTCCGCTGCTGAGCTGGCTGCGCACCGACGGCAGCCATGACCACGGCAGCTTCAAGGACGGCGTGATCGATCTGCGCGAGGGCCTGATCGCCGGTGCGCGCAACATGATCGGCATCGGTATCGCCACCGCGGCGGCCGGCATCATCGTCGGCGCGGTGTCGCAGACCGGCGTCGGCCTGGTGCTGGCCGATCTGGTCGAGCTGCTGTCGATGGGCAACCTGCTGCTGATGCTGCTGCTCACCGCCTTCCTCAGCCTGATCCTCGGCATGGGCCTGCCGACCACCGCCAACTACATCGTGGTGTCCAGCCTGCTGGCACCGGTGGTGGTGGCGCTGGGTCAGCAGAACGGCCTGATCGTGCCGCTGATCGCGGTGCACCTGTTCGTCTTCTACTTCGGCATCATGGCCGACGTCACCCCGCCGGTGGGGCTGGCCTCGTTCGCCGCCGCGGCGGTGTCCAAGGGCGACCCGATCAAGACCGGGATTATGGCCTTCTACTACAGCCTGCGTACCGCCGCGCTGCCGTTCCTGTTCATCTTCAACACCGACCTGCTGCTGATCAACGTGGACTTCTGGCACGGCGTGCTGATCTTCATCGTGGCGACCATCGCCATGCTGATCTTCGCCGCGGGTACCCAGGGCTTCTTCCTGGTGCGCAGCCGCTGGTACGAGAACATCCTGCTGCTGCTGGTGGCCTTCACCCTGTTCCGTCCGGGGTTCTGGATGGACATGCTGCACGACCCCTACCAGGAAGTGCCGCCCGCGCAGCTGGCGCAGGCGCTCGGTGAGGTGAGCGAGGACAGCCAGCTGCGCCTGCGCGTGCGTGGCGAGGACGCCCTGGGCGATCCGCGCACCTTCACCCTGCTGTTGCCGATCCCCGACGGCGCCACGGGCGAGGAGCGTCTGAGCAAGCTCGGCCTGACCCTGATGGAGGAAGGCGACAAGGTGCTGGTGGACAGCGTGGCGTTCGGCAGCCCGGCCGCCGAGGCGGGTCTGGAGTTCGATCAGCAGATCCTCAGCGTCAAGGCGCCGACCGACCGCTGGGTCAAGGAACTGATGTGGATCCCCGGCTTCCTGCTGTTCGGCCTGATCGTGCTGTTGCAGCGCCGTCGGCAGAGGTCGCAGGTCGCATAA
- a CDS encoding AraC family transcriptional regulator, which yields MPALHDTAQASVSASLTQAILHAAGRLGLERQALLSACGLGESQLADPDARVPFTAQEALWCALSARLQHPEPGLLLGCNLTPGPFSVLNYLLQSSATLGDALNAAQRYQRLVGEGGELRVEQQDDRLTLLYSPLHPQHPATRMRVLAMMACWVRMMAPLLDDFHLLGVQFRHAAPSDLAPYRSVFACPLRFAAADYAIALPRALGDAPLIPANPPLQQLLRQHAEALLARLPSASLSARVIGLLGEQLAHGEPDRAQLARALHLSERTLQRRLAEEGCSYQQLLADTRRQLAERYLREGRLPAAEIALLLGYSEPSVFFRAFRQWTGLTPGEYRAQQASDA from the coding sequence ATGCCCGCCCTCCATGACACCGCGCAGGCCTCGGTCAGCGCCAGCCTGACCCAGGCCATCCTGCATGCCGCCGGGCGCCTCGGCCTCGAACGCCAGGCGCTGCTGAGCGCCTGCGGCCTGGGCGAAAGCCAGTTGGCCGACCCCGATGCGCGCGTGCCCTTTACCGCTCAGGAGGCGCTGTGGTGCGCGCTCAGCGCACGCCTGCAGCATCCCGAGCCCGGTCTGCTGCTGGGCTGCAACCTGACACCGGGCCCGTTCAGCGTGCTCAACTACCTGCTGCAGAGCAGCGCCACCCTCGGCGATGCCCTGAATGCGGCGCAGCGCTATCAGCGCCTGGTCGGCGAAGGCGGCGAGCTGCGCGTCGAGCAACAGGACGACCGACTGACGCTGCTCTACAGCCCGCTGCACCCGCAGCACCCGGCCACGCGCATGCGGGTGCTGGCGATGATGGCCTGCTGGGTGCGGATGATGGCTCCGCTGCTAGACGACTTTCATCTGCTCGGCGTGCAGTTCCGCCACGCCGCACCGAGCGATCTCGCGCCGTACCGGAGCGTGTTCGCCTGCCCGCTACGCTTTGCCGCGGCCGACTACGCCATCGCCCTGCCCCGCGCCCTTGGCGACGCTCCGCTGATCCCGGCCAACCCGCCCCTGCAGCAGTTGCTGCGCCAGCATGCCGAAGCCCTGCTGGCCCGCCTGCCCAGCGCCAGCCTGAGTGCTCGGGTGATCGGCCTGCTCGGCGAACAGCTGGCCCATGGCGAGCCGGACCGCGCGCAGCTGGCCCGTGCCCTGCACCTGAGCGAACGCACCCTGCAAAGGCGTCTGGCCGAGGAGGGTTGCAGCTATCAGCAGCTGCTCGCCGACACCCGCCGCCAACTGGCCGAACGCTACCTGCGCGAGGGCCGCCTGCCGGCGGCGGAGATCGCCCTGCTGCTCGGCTATTCCGAACCCAGCGTGTTCTTTCGCGCCTTTCGCCAGTGGACCGGCCTGACCCCCGGCGAGTACCGCGCCCAACAAGCGAGTGATGCCTAA
- a CDS encoding OsmC family protein, with the protein MKKTASARWQGGIKDGQGSISSQSGVLNDTPYGFNTRFTDQPGTNPEELIGAAHAACFSMALSKELGDAGMTAERIDTKAEVTLDKVDGGFEISAVHLSLRAKIPGAERAAFEKAVETAKTGCPVSKVLNAKITLEAVLDS; encoded by the coding sequence ATGAAAAAGACAGCATCGGCCCGCTGGCAAGGCGGCATCAAGGACGGCCAGGGCAGCATCTCCAGCCAGAGCGGCGTGCTCAACGACACCCCCTACGGTTTCAACACCCGCTTCACCGATCAGCCCGGCACCAACCCCGAGGAACTGATCGGCGCGGCCCATGCCGCCTGCTTCTCCATGGCCCTGTCCAAGGAGCTGGGTGATGCCGGGATGACCGCCGAGCGCATCGACACCAAGGCCGAAGTGACCCTGGACAAGGTGGATGGCGGTTTCGAAATCAGCGCCGTGCACCTGTCGCTGCGCGCGAAGATTCCTGGCGCCGAGCGCGCCGCCTTCGAAAAGGCGGTGGAAACCGCCAAGACCGGCTGCCCGGTATCCAAGGTGCTGAACGCCAAGATCACCCTGGAAGCGGTGCTGGACAGCTAA
- a CDS encoding putative bifunctional diguanylate cyclase/phosphodiesterase, with protein sequence MGNEEEFQELLQHIAPDPHELSQRQRFLDWSQIDNERLARHAPRLERANRQFIDALYERLAQYPAPAAILDDPATTARLKHSQCDYYRRLWHSPLDQAYVLERLRIGWVHQHVGVDLKWYLGAYRMYLDGMLEALLEPSPASDCFASLIKKVFFDIGLALDSYGAAQRKALQDSEARYARAMRGANDGLWEWQLEQDQLYLSERWTSMLGLDRDSLAPTSRSWFSRVHGDDLPGLRQAIDNHLRGLSPTLHHEYRIRRRDGSYLWVLVRGVAETCSGGVRRIAGSQSDISQRRAAQEQLHHAARHDPLTGLANRARLGELLQQALQRQQRPGAREAALLFIDLDRFKLINDSLGHQIGDSVLVEVAERLSHCLRPGDHLARFGGDEFVALLDDLACMGDAERVAQRMLDSLHPPLRLQEQTLAVTASIGIAALQERGHPLDPLQAADLALYRAKSAGKAQFARYSSELQQQAQRQLELQNALAQACSCGELRLVYQPICRLDQGQPVLMGVEALLRWQHDGREISPLEFIPCLEESGEILAVGDWVLRQACTQVRAWQLAGQTQLRCSVNLSSRQLQQGDFAARVADVLRETGLPAASLVLEITESQLMQDSAQNLACLRELASLGVQLALDDFGTGYSSLGYLKRFPLHIIKVDKSFIAGTPQDAESLAISRAIIGLGHSLGLTVVAEGVEQQAQIDFLGREGCLYAQGYWFSRPRSPDDLQRLFSGEDCFDGLWCRLDALPQAVR encoded by the coding sequence ATGGGCAACGAAGAAGAATTCCAAGAGCTGCTCCAACACATCGCACCGGACCCGCACGAGCTGAGCCAGCGCCAGCGCTTTCTCGACTGGAGCCAGATCGACAACGAACGCCTGGCCCGCCATGCCCCGCGCCTGGAACGCGCCAACCGGCAGTTCATCGACGCCCTCTACGAGCGTCTCGCCCAGTATCCCGCCCCGGCTGCCATCCTCGACGACCCGGCAACCACCGCACGCCTCAAGCACAGCCAGTGCGACTATTACCGGCGCCTGTGGCACAGCCCGCTGGACCAGGCCTACGTGCTCGAGCGCCTGCGCATTGGCTGGGTGCACCAGCATGTCGGCGTCGACCTGAAGTGGTACCTCGGCGCGTACCGCATGTACCTGGACGGGATGCTCGAGGCCCTGCTCGAACCATCGCCGGCGAGCGACTGCTTTGCCAGCCTGATCAAGAAGGTGTTCTTCGACATCGGCCTGGCCCTGGACAGCTACGGCGCGGCGCAGCGCAAAGCGCTGCAGGACAGCGAGGCGCGCTATGCGCGAGCCATGCGCGGGGCCAACGACGGCCTCTGGGAATGGCAGCTGGAGCAGGACCAGCTGTACCTCTCCGAGCGCTGGACCAGCATGCTCGGCCTTGACCGCGACAGCCTGGCGCCGACCAGCCGCAGCTGGTTCAGCCGCGTGCACGGCGACGACCTGCCCGGCCTGCGCCAGGCCATCGACAACCACCTGCGCGGCCTCAGCCCGACCCTGCACCACGAGTACCGCATTCGCCGCCGCGACGGCAGCTACCTGTGGGTGCTGGTGCGCGGCGTGGCGGAAACCTGCAGCGGCGGGGTGCGGCGCATCGCCGGCTCGCAGAGCGACATCAGCCAGCGCCGCGCCGCCCAGGAGCAGCTGCATCACGCCGCCCGCCACGATCCGCTCACCGGGCTGGCCAACCGCGCGCGTCTGGGCGAACTGCTGCAGCAGGCGCTGCAGCGCCAGCAGCGCCCCGGAGCCCGCGAAGCCGCGCTGCTGTTCATCGACCTCGATCGTTTCAAGCTGATCAACGACAGCCTCGGCCACCAGATCGGTGACAGCGTGCTGGTGGAGGTCGCCGAACGTCTCAGCCACTGCCTGCGTCCCGGCGACCATCTGGCCCGTTTCGGCGGCGACGAGTTCGTCGCCCTGCTCGACGACCTCGCCTGCATGGGCGACGCCGAGCGCGTGGCCCAGCGCATGCTCGACAGCCTGCACCCGCCCCTGCGCCTGCAGGAACAGACGCTCGCGGTCACCGCCAGCATCGGCATCGCCGCCCTGCAGGAGCGCGGCCATCCGCTCGACCCGCTGCAGGCCGCCGATCTGGCGCTGTATCGCGCCAAGAGCGCCGGCAAGGCGCAGTTCGCCCGCTACAGCAGCGAGCTGCAGCAACAGGCACAGCGCCAGCTGGAGCTGCAGAACGCGCTGGCCCAGGCCTGCAGCTGCGGCGAACTGCGTCTGGTGTATCAACCGATCTGCCGCCTTGACCAGGGCCAGCCGGTGCTGATGGGGGTCGAGGCGCTGCTGCGCTGGCAACACGACGGGCGCGAGATTTCGCCGCTGGAGTTCATCCCCTGCCTGGAGGAATCCGGGGAAATCCTTGCCGTCGGTGACTGGGTGCTGCGTCAGGCCTGCACCCAGGTGCGCGCCTGGCAGCTGGCCGGCCAGACGCAGCTGCGCTGCTCGGTCAATCTGTCCAGTCGCCAGCTGCAGCAGGGCGATTTCGCCGCACGGGTCGCCGACGTGCTGCGGGAAACCGGCCTGCCCGCGGCCAGCCTGGTGCTGGAGATCACCGAGAGCCAGCTGATGCAGGACAGCGCGCAGAACCTCGCCTGCCTGCGCGAGCTGGCCAGCCTCGGCGTGCAGCTGGCGCTGGACGACTTCGGCACGGGCTACTCCTCGCTCGGCTATCTCAAGCGCTTTCCGCTGCACATTATCAAGGTGGACAAGAGCTTCATCGCCGGCACGCCGCAGGACGCCGAGTCGCTGGCCATCAGCCGGGCGATCATCGGCCTCGGCCACAGCCTGGGCCTGACGGTGGTGGCCGAAGGCGTCGAGCAGCAGGCGCAGATCGACTTCCTCGGCCGCGAAGGCTGCCTTTACGCCCAGGGCTACTGGTTCAGTCGGCCACGCTCGCCCGACGATCTGCAACGCCTGTTCAGCGGCGAGGACTGCTTCGACGGGCTCTGGTGCCGCTTGGACGCGTTGCCGCAGGCGGTGCGCTAA
- a CDS encoding antibiotic biosynthesis monooxygenase family protein, whose translation MTPFADTPEPPYYAVIFTSTLGDDSEGYAAMASRMVELAAEQPGFLGAESAREGLGITVSYWRDLDAIAAWKANAEHREAQRLGRARWYSGFRLRIARVERDYGLD comes from the coding sequence ATGACCCCTTTCGCCGATACACCCGAGCCGCCCTACTACGCGGTGATCTTCACCTCGACCCTCGGCGATGACAGCGAAGGCTACGCCGCCATGGCCAGCCGCATGGTCGAACTGGCGGCCGAGCAGCCGGGCTTTCTCGGCGCCGAATCGGCGCGCGAGGGGCTGGGTATCACGGTCTCCTACTGGCGCGACCTGGACGCCATCGCCGCCTGGAAGGCCAACGCCGAGCACCGCGAGGCCCAGCGCCTGGGCCGGGCGCGCTGGTACAGCGGGTTTCGCCTGCGCATCGCGCGGGTCGAACGCGACTACGGTCTGGACTGA
- a CDS encoding DUF1161 domain-containing protein, whose translation MQRLIPTLALMLLAGGALAAPKPCEELKDEIEVKIQANNVRSYTLEIVPNDEVQDQSMVVGSCDGGSKKIIYQRNG comes from the coding sequence ATGCAACGACTGATTCCCACCCTGGCCCTGATGCTCCTCGCCGGCGGTGCGCTGGCCGCACCCAAACCCTGCGAAGAGCTCAAGGATGAAATCGAAGTGAAGATCCAGGCCAACAACGTGCGCAGCTACACACTGGAAATCGTGCCCAACGACGAAGTACAGGACCAGAGCATGGTGGTCGGCAGCTGCGATGGCGGCAGCAAGAAGATCATCTACCAACGCAACGGCTAA
- a CDS encoding HAD family hydrolase — protein sequence MHHASILFDLDGTLTDPREGITRSVQYALAKLGIDEPDLTALEHFIGPPLLQCFMATYALDEATGWQAVNHYRERFKVTGLYENRLFDGVDALLQGLVAQGRTLYIATSKPTVFAEEIARHFGFDRYFKRIYGSELDGTRTNKVELLAHLLECERLAPESALMIGDRKHDLIGARQNGLQAVAVGYGFGSREELLGEAPAFHFETLEEMHRAFIR from the coding sequence ATGCATCACGCGTCCATCCTCTTCGATCTCGACGGCACCCTCACCGATCCGCGCGAGGGCATCACCCGCTCGGTGCAGTACGCGCTGGCCAAGCTGGGCATCGACGAGCCGGATCTGACGGCGCTGGAACACTTCATCGGCCCGCCCCTGTTGCAGTGCTTCATGGCTACTTACGCGCTGGACGAAGCCACCGGCTGGCAGGCGGTGAACCATTACCGCGAGCGCTTCAAGGTCACCGGGTTGTACGAGAACCGCCTGTTCGATGGGGTCGATGCCCTGCTGCAGGGGTTGGTGGCGCAGGGGCGCACCCTGTACATCGCCACCAGCAAACCGACGGTGTTCGCCGAGGAAATCGCCCGGCATTTCGGTTTCGACCGCTACTTCAAGCGCATCTACGGCAGCGAGCTGGACGGCACCCGCACCAACAAGGTGGAGCTGCTGGCGCATCTGCTGGAGTGCGAGCGGCTGGCGCCGGAATCGGCATTGATGATCGGCGATCGCAAGCACGACCTGATCGGGGCTCGCCAGAACGGCTTGCAGGCGGTGGCGGTTGGCTATGGCTTCGGTAGCCGCGAGGAGCTACTCGGCGAGGCGCCGGCCTTTCATTTCGAGACGCTGGAAGAGATGCACCGGGCATTCATCCGCTAG
- a CDS encoding LLM class flavin-dependent oxidoreductase, protein MSRLASIKLSTLDLAPIRDDGDAAQALHNSLALARHVESLGFERFWVAEHHNMDGIASSATAVLIGYLAAGTSSIRLGAGGVMLPNHAPLVIAEQFGTLATLYPGRIDLGLGRAPGADQYTAHALRRSRDGSAEDFPNDVEELQAYLGPRQEGQRVIAMPGAGSNVPIWLLGSSLFSAQLAGIKGLPYAFASHFAPRYLHEAIRIYRNHFKPSAVLDKPYVMLGVPLLAADSDEQAHYLATSSFQRILALVRGHSLVQRAPVASMEGLWLPHERQAVSEFLGLAAIGGPQTVRARLEQLLEQTEADELIFTCDMYDFADRLHAFDILAELQRG, encoded by the coding sequence ATGAGCCGACTGGCCTCCATCAAGCTCTCCACCCTCGACCTGGCGCCGATTCGCGACGACGGCGACGCCGCGCAGGCCCTGCACAATTCGCTGGCGCTGGCCCGGCATGTGGAAAGCCTCGGCTTCGAACGCTTCTGGGTGGCCGAGCACCACAACATGGATGGCATCGCCAGCTCGGCCACCGCCGTGCTGATCGGCTACCTGGCCGCCGGCACCTCGAGCATCCGCCTCGGCGCCGGCGGGGTAATGCTGCCCAACCACGCACCGCTGGTGATCGCCGAGCAGTTCGGCACCCTGGCCACGCTCTACCCCGGGCGCATCGACCTCGGCCTGGGCCGCGCGCCCGGCGCCGACCAGTACACCGCTCATGCCCTGCGCCGCAGCCGCGACGGCAGCGCCGAGGATTTCCCCAATGACGTCGAGGAGCTGCAGGCCTACTTGGGCCCGCGCCAGGAAGGCCAGCGGGTGATCGCCATGCCCGGTGCCGGCAGCAACGTGCCGATCTGGCTGCTCGGCTCCAGCCTGTTCAGCGCTCAGCTGGCCGGGATCAAAGGGCTGCCCTACGCCTTCGCCTCACACTTCGCACCGCGCTACCTGCACGAGGCGATCCGCATCTACCGCAACCACTTCAAGCCTTCCGCGGTACTGGACAAGCCTTACGTGATGCTCGGCGTGCCGCTGCTGGCGGCCGACAGCGACGAGCAGGCGCACTACCTTGCCACCTCGTCGTTCCAGCGCATCCTCGCGCTGGTGCGCGGCCACAGCCTGGTGCAACGGGCGCCGGTGGCGAGCATGGAGGGTCTGTGGCTGCCGCACGAGCGCCAGGCCGTCAGCGAGTTTCTCGGCCTGGCCGCCATCGGCGGACCGCAGACCGTGCGCGCGCGTCTGGAACAGCTGCTGGAGCAGACCGAGGCGGACGAGCTGATCTTCACCTGCGACATGTACGACTTCGCCGACCGCCTGCACGCCTTCGACATCCTTGCCGAGCTGCAACGCGGCTGA
- a CDS encoding TAXI family TRAP transporter solute-binding subunit gives MKGKSLAWVLSAALAGTTLGGMAQAEDKFVTIGTGGQTGVYYVAGQSICRFLNRGSAEHGIKCNAPASGGGVANVNGIRSGEFNFGIMQSDHQYKALNGAAPFEAEGAMSDIRAVFSLQSEVFTILARRDAKIASFDDLKGKRVNVGNPGSGQRDTLEEIMAVKGWDRSAFALAAELKPAEQASALGDNNIDAMTYFVGHPNGAIQEATTTTDAVLVPVTGAEIDKLLAEKSYYTKADIPGGLYKGNDQPTPSIGGKAVLSTSAKADPEVVYQLVKSVFDNIERFKRLHPAFANLKEEEMIKVGLTAPLHEGAERYYKERGWL, from the coding sequence ATGAAAGGCAAATCCTTGGCATGGGTTCTGTCTGCCGCGCTCGCGGGTACTACCCTCGGTGGCATGGCACAGGCCGAAGACAAATTCGTCACCATTGGCACCGGCGGCCAGACCGGCGTCTACTACGTGGCCGGCCAGTCCATCTGCCGCTTCCTCAACCGCGGCTCGGCCGAACACGGCATCAAGTGCAACGCGCCTGCCAGCGGCGGCGGCGTGGCCAACGTCAACGGCATTCGCAGCGGTGAGTTCAACTTCGGCATCATGCAGTCGGACCACCAGTACAAGGCGCTCAACGGCGCGGCTCCGTTCGAGGCCGAAGGCGCGATGAGCGACATCCGCGCGGTGTTCTCGCTGCAGAGCGAGGTGTTCACCATCCTCGCCCGTCGTGACGCCAAGATCGCCAGCTTCGACGATCTCAAAGGCAAGCGCGTCAACGTCGGCAACCCGGGCTCGGGTCAGCGCGACACCCTGGAAGAGATCATGGCCGTCAAGGGCTGGGACCGTTCCGCCTTCGCCCTCGCCGCCGAGCTCAAGCCGGCCGAGCAGGCCAGCGCCCTGGGCGACAACAACATCGACGCCATGACCTACTTCGTCGGTCATCCCAATGGCGCGATCCAGGAAGCCACCACCACCACCGACGCCGTTCTGGTACCGGTGACCGGCGCCGAGATCGACAAGCTGCTGGCCGAGAAGAGCTACTACACCAAGGCCGACATCCCCGGTGGCCTGTACAAGGGCAACGACCAGCCGACCCCGTCGATCGGCGGCAAGGCCGTGCTCTCCACCTCGGCCAAGGCCGACCCGGAAGTGGTCTACCAGCTGGTCAAGTCGGTGTTCGACAACATCGAGCGCTTCAAGCGTCTGCACCCGGCCTTCGCCAACCTGAAGGAAGAGGAAATGATCAAGGTCGGCCTGACTGCGCCCCTGCATGAAGGCGCCGAGCGCTACTACAAGGAGCGCGGCTGGCTGTAA